The following proteins come from a genomic window of Rhodoligotrophos sp. CJ14:
- the eutC gene encoding ectoine utilization protein EutC produces the protein MPRMTVLTEAELRRIVSLDHEAVACVEQAFLALATKPVAMPPILRLDIPEHRGEVDVKTAYVPGLDGFAIKISPGFFDNPKLGLPSLNGLMVLFSARTGLVEALLLDNGYLTDVRTAAAGAVAAKHLSRPDASKAAILGAGMQARLQLEALALVRPIREARIWARNPERAKAAAGELADKLGIRVTAMPSVQTAVAEADIIVTTTPATEPLLGAAEVSPGQHITAMGSDSEHKNELAPDLIERADLYVADSLSQVRRLGELHHAVAAGMIAPDAVFPELGAIIAGKAPGRSSPQAITICDLTGTGVQDTAIATLANARAKAANAGVPFDS, from the coding sequence ATGCCGCGCATGACCGTGCTCACCGAAGCGGAGCTGCGCCGCATCGTGTCCCTGGATCACGAAGCGGTGGCCTGTGTTGAGCAGGCATTCCTCGCCCTGGCCACCAAGCCGGTTGCCATGCCGCCGATCCTCCGGCTCGACATCCCCGAACATCGCGGCGAGGTGGATGTAAAGACTGCCTATGTGCCAGGGCTTGATGGTTTTGCCATCAAGATCAGTCCGGGCTTTTTCGATAACCCGAAGCTCGGGCTCCCCAGCCTCAACGGCCTCATGGTGCTGTTCAGTGCCCGCACCGGTCTCGTGGAAGCGCTGCTCCTCGACAATGGCTATCTGACGGATGTCCGCACCGCCGCGGCCGGTGCGGTTGCCGCCAAGCATCTGTCACGGCCCGACGCATCGAAGGCGGCGATACTGGGCGCCGGCATGCAGGCGCGCCTGCAACTCGAAGCCTTGGCGCTGGTGCGGCCCATCCGCGAAGCGCGGATCTGGGCTCGCAACCCCGAGCGGGCCAAGGCTGCGGCAGGCGAGCTGGCAGATAAGCTCGGCATTAGGGTGACAGCTATGCCGTCCGTCCAGACGGCGGTGGCCGAGGCCGATATCATCGTCACCACCACGCCGGCCACCGAGCCCTTGCTCGGCGCGGCTGAAGTAAGCCCAGGCCAGCACATCACCGCCATGGGCTCCGATAGCGAACACAAGAACGAACTCGCGCCCGACCTCATCGAGCGGGCCGACCTTTATGTGGCCGATAGCCTCTCGCAAGTCCGCCGTCTCGGTGAGCTGCATCACGCCGTCGCGGCCGGCATGATCGCCCCGGATGCCGTCTTCCCCGAGCTGGGCGCCATCATTGCCGGTAAGGCGCCCGGGCGGTCCTCCCCGCAGGCGATCACGATTTGCGACCTCACCGGCACTGGCGTGCAGGATACCGCCATTGCCACGCTCGCCAACGCCCGAGCCAAGGCCGCGAATGCCGGCGTGCCGTTCGACAGCTGA
- the doeA gene encoding ectoine hydrolase DoeA (DoeA (degradation of ectoine A) is also called EutD (ectoine utilization D).), with protein MTQAQLNFTRAEYAERLAKTRKAMAERGIDLLIVSDPSNMAWLTGYDGWSFYVHQCVLVPPDGEPIWYGRKQDANGAKRTAYLAHDNILWYPDHYVQSTERHPMDHLASIIEDRGWGRGAIGVEMDNYWYSAAAHASLVHHLPNARFVDANALVNWQRAVKSPQELDYMRKAARIVEVMHQRIIETVEPGMRKCDLVAEIFDAGIRGVADFGGDYPAIVPLLPSGIDASAPHLTWDDAPMKSGEGTFFEIAGCYKRYHCPLSRTVFLGKPTQAFLDAEKAVLEGMNAGLDAARPGNTCEDIANAFFAVLKKYGIVKDNRTGYSIGLSYPPDWGEHTMSLRPGDRTELKRGMTFHFMTGLWLEDMGLEITESIAITDSGVECLANVPRELFVKG; from the coding sequence ATGACCCAAGCACAGCTAAACTTCACGCGTGCCGAATATGCCGAGCGGCTTGCCAAGACCCGCAAGGCCATGGCCGAGCGCGGCATCGACCTGCTGATCGTCTCCGATCCCTCCAACATGGCCTGGCTCACCGGCTATGACGGCTGGTCCTTCTATGTGCACCAATGCGTGCTGGTGCCGCCCGATGGCGAGCCCATCTGGTACGGGCGCAAACAGGATGCGAATGGCGCCAAGCGCACCGCCTATCTCGCCCATGACAACATCCTCTGGTATCCCGACCACTACGTTCAGTCGACAGAACGCCACCCCATGGACCATCTCGCATCCATCATCGAGGATCGCGGCTGGGGGCGGGGAGCGATCGGCGTCGAGATGGACAACTATTGGTACTCCGCGGCAGCCCATGCCTCCTTGGTGCACCATCTGCCCAATGCCCGCTTCGTCGATGCCAATGCTCTCGTGAACTGGCAGCGAGCGGTGAAGAGCCCTCAGGAGCTCGATTACATGCGCAAGGCCGCCCGCATCGTCGAGGTCATGCACCAGCGGATTATCGAGACGGTCGAGCCCGGTATGCGCAAATGCGATCTCGTGGCCGAGATCTTTGATGCGGGCATCCGCGGCGTCGCAGATTTCGGCGGTGACTACCCGGCGATCGTGCCCTTGCTTCCCTCCGGCATCGATGCGTCGGCCCCGCACCTCACCTGGGACGATGCGCCGATGAAATCGGGGGAGGGCACGTTCTTCGAGATCGCCGGCTGCTATAAGCGCTATCACTGCCCCTTGTCGCGCACTGTGTTCCTGGGCAAGCCCACCCAAGCCTTTCTCGATGCCGAAAAGGCGGTGCTGGAGGGCATGAATGCTGGCCTCGATGCGGCGCGACCGGGCAATACCTGCGAGGATATCGCCAATGCCTTCTTCGCCGTGTTGAAGAAATACGGCATCGTGAAGGACAACCGCACCGGCTACTCGATCGGTCTCAGCTATCCGCCCGATTGGGGTGAGCACACCATGAGCCTGCGCCCGGGCGATCGCACCGAGCTAAAGCGCGGCATGACCTTCCATTTCATGACCGGCCTGTGGCTCGAAGACATGGGCCTTGAGATCACCGAAAGCATCGCGATCACCGATAGCGGCGTTGAATGCCTCGCCAATGTCCCGCGTGAGCTCTTCGTGAAGGGGTGA
- the doeB gene encoding N(2)-acetyl-L-2,4-diaminobutanoate deacetylase DoeB, whose amino-acid sequence MINALPPSPIHPTVDFERDGVQHGFLRLPYSRDDSAWGSVMIPITTICNGEGPTALLTGANHGDEYEGPIALFDLARSLKPEEITGRVIIVPAMNYPAFCAGTRTSPIDRGNLNRSFPGRPDGTVTQKIADYFTRNLLPLADLVLDFHSGGKTLDFVPFAAAHILPDKEQEARCFAAVEAFSAPYSVRMLEIDAVGMYDTTAETLGKVFVTTELGGGGTARAETARIAKRGVRNVLRHAGILGGPIEKAPTRFIDMPSDDCFLFAEADGLIETCIDLGEPVRKGDVLARVYPIGRTGLAPAEYQAKLDGILVARHFPGLVKAGDCLAVLGTIED is encoded by the coding sequence ATGATCAATGCTCTGCCACCCTCACCGATCCATCCCACCGTCGATTTCGAGCGTGACGGCGTGCAGCACGGGTTCCTGCGCTTGCCCTATAGCCGGGACGACTCAGCATGGGGCTCGGTGATGATCCCCATCACCACGATCTGCAACGGCGAGGGGCCAACCGCGCTTCTCACCGGCGCCAATCACGGCGACGAATATGAAGGCCCGATCGCCTTGTTCGATCTCGCCCGCAGCCTCAAGCCCGAGGAGATCACCGGTCGCGTGATCATCGTCCCGGCCATGAACTACCCCGCCTTCTGCGCCGGTACCAGAACATCGCCGATTGACCGTGGCAATCTCAACCGCTCCTTCCCCGGCCGGCCGGATGGCACGGTGACCCAGAAGATCGCTGATTATTTCACCCGCAACCTGCTCCCTCTGGCAGACCTGGTGCTGGATTTCCACTCCGGCGGCAAGACACTCGACTTCGTGCCATTCGCCGCCGCCCACATTCTGCCGGACAAGGAACAGGAGGCCCGCTGCTTTGCGGCTGTCGAGGCATTCTCCGCGCCCTATTCGGTCCGCATGCTCGAGATCGACGCAGTGGGTATGTACGACACCACCGCCGAGACACTGGGCAAGGTCTTCGTCACCACCGAGCTGGGCGGTGGTGGCACGGCCAGGGCCGAAACGGCGCGCATCGCCAAGCGGGGCGTGCGCAATGTTCTGCGCCATGCCGGCATCCTCGGCGGCCCCATCGAGAAAGCCCCCACGCGCTTCATCGATATGCCCTCTGACGACTGCTTCCTCTTTGCCGAGGCGGACGGGCTGATTGAGACCTGCATCGACCTGGGTGAGCCAGTTCGCAAGGGCGATGTGCTTGCGCGCGTCTATCCCATCGGGCGCACTGGGCTTGCGCCTGCCGAATATCAGGCCAAGCTCGACGGTATTCTCGTCGCGCGCCACTTCCCCGGCCTGGTTAAGGCCGGCGACTGCCTGGCGGTGCTGGGTACCATTGAGGACTGA
- a CDS encoding 2OG-Fe(II) oxygenase produces the protein MSGLARKLAVDGAPSAAERVAGLSWPGLAAELDGFGCAIIEQLLAPDECDGIAGLYDDEAHFRSHVIMARHGFGRGEYRYFGYPLPDLIRDLRAALYPPLAVIANGWNERMGIATRYPERHEDLLAACHAAGQTRPTPLLLRYRPGDYNCLHQDLYGELAFPLQVAILLSQPDDDFTGGEFVLTEQRPRMQSRAEVVPLRKGDAVIFAVHHRPVRGSKGDYRVNLRHGVSRLRSGQRHTVGIIFHDAR, from the coding sequence ATGAGCGGCCTGGCGCGCAAACTGGCCGTTGATGGCGCCCCCTCGGCAGCGGAGCGGGTGGCAGGGCTGTCTTGGCCGGGACTAGCAGCCGAGCTCGATGGTTTTGGCTGCGCCATCATCGAGCAGCTGCTTGCGCCCGACGAATGTGACGGCATTGCCGGGCTCTATGACGACGAAGCGCATTTCCGCAGCCATGTCATCATGGCGCGGCATGGCTTCGGGCGCGGCGAATATCGCTATTTCGGCTACCCCCTGCCTGACCTCATCAGGGACCTGCGTGCTGCGCTCTACCCGCCGTTGGCGGTGATCGCCAATGGCTGGAACGAGCGAATGGGCATTGCCACCCGCTATCCCGAACGGCATGAGGACCTGCTGGCGGCCTGCCATGCGGCGGGGCAAACCAGGCCGACGCCATTGCTGCTGCGCTACAGGCCAGGCGATTACAATTGCCTGCACCAGGATCTCTATGGCGAGCTTGCCTTCCCGCTCCAGGTGGCAATCCTGCTGTCTCAGCCGGATGATGATTTCACGGGTGGCGAGTTCGTGCTGACCGAGCAACGGCCACGGATGCAAAGCCGGGCGGAGGTCGTGCCGCTCAGGAAAGGCGATGCCGTGATTTTCGCGGTCCATCACCGGCCCGTGCGCGGCAGCAAGGGCGACTACCGCGTCAATCTCCGGCACGGGGTGAGCCGGCTGCGCTCCGGTCAGCGGCATACGGTGGGCATCATCTTCCATGATGCCCGCTGA
- the ada gene encoding bifunctional DNA-binding transcriptional regulator/O6-methylguanine-DNA methyltransferase Ada codes for MTLLDIREKPQDQTVPTEQDPRWQAVVNRDARFDGQFVYAVKTTGVYCRPSCAARLAKPKNVSFFDNGSEAAAAGFRPCRRCRPDEPSRAEQNAAIVAEACRRIEQADEAPRLEQLAAAAGMSPFHFHRVFKGETGITPRAYAAAHRASRIREALTRPEDSVTSAIYDAGFGSNSRFYETSNDVLGMTPTAFRKGGDKTSISFAIGECSLGSILVARSERGICAIHLGDDPDDLLRMLQDQFPNAELLGGDGGFETLVAEVVGFVEAPQIGLKLPLDIRGTVFQQRVWEALRQIPPGKMASYAEIARRIGAPKSVRAVARACASNTIAVAIPCHRVVRTDGALSGYRWGVERKRALLAREVKL; via the coding sequence ATGACGCTCCTCGATATCAGGGAAAAGCCGCAGGATCAGACGGTTCCCACCGAGCAGGATCCGCGCTGGCAGGCGGTCGTCAACCGGGATGCGCGGTTTGACGGGCAATTCGTGTATGCGGTGAAGACAACAGGGGTCTATTGCCGGCCGAGCTGTGCTGCCAGGCTTGCGAAGCCCAAGAACGTCTCCTTCTTTGACAATGGATCAGAGGCTGCCGCTGCAGGGTTTCGGCCCTGCCGGCGCTGCCGGCCCGATGAGCCATCCCGGGCAGAGCAGAACGCCGCCATCGTGGCGGAGGCCTGCCGCAGGATAGAGCAAGCGGACGAAGCACCGCGGCTTGAGCAGCTCGCGGCGGCCGCCGGCATGAGCCCGTTCCATTTTCACCGGGTGTTCAAGGGCGAAACCGGCATCACGCCGCGGGCCTATGCGGCGGCCCATCGCGCCAGCCGTATCCGTGAGGCCCTCACCCGGCCGGAGGACAGCGTAACATCGGCGATTTATGACGCCGGCTTCGGCTCGAACAGCCGGTTCTACGAGACATCAAATGACGTGCTGGGAATGACGCCGACCGCGTTCCGAAAGGGCGGTGACAAAACGAGCATCAGTTTTGCCATCGGTGAGTGCTCGCTCGGCTCCATACTCGTCGCGCGCAGCGAGAGGGGCATCTGCGCCATTCACCTTGGGGACGACCCAGATGACCTCCTGCGGATGCTGCAGGACCAGTTCCCCAATGCCGAGCTGCTCGGCGGTGATGGAGGGTTCGAAACGCTGGTCGCGGAGGTCGTCGGCTTCGTAGAGGCGCCGCAGATCGGGCTCAAGCTGCCGCTGGACATCCGGGGCACGGTTTTCCAGCAACGGGTGTGGGAGGCACTACGCCAGATCCCGCCCGGCAAGATGGCGAGCTATGCGGAGATCGCCCGACGGATCGGCGCGCCAAAATCGGTGCGAGCGGTGGCGCGGGCCTGCGCGTCCAATACGATCGCGGTCGCCATCCCCTGCCATCGGGTGGTCAGGACCGACGGCGCCCTGTCGGGGTATCGCTGGGGTGTCGAGCGCAAACGGGCGCTGCTGGCCCGCGAGGTGAAGCTATGA
- a CDS encoding class I adenylate-forming enzyme family protein, whose product MPCSESNPCERKDADLRYTIPQLMKARAQLFPTRLALSAQSGAGRDRLTYRQLAQRMDAMAQELAALGLTRGERIGVFLTNDHGRECILTALGAFALGAVVVPFNTRASDDELTHAITLTSPRMIVTDSRSRTRMGQLAPSARLLVVDADGAGAGDAPWPEPEQQGSGAELSYADDPDTLACLHFTSGTTARSKAVMHSHRTMIAAGLCCGSALGLTADDLYQGAFPFFTSSALNIACMSCWVQGAGLILEGHLDNERRLRLIETEATSFYHGVPSVLNFMLQEYTKGGYDLRSLRRVANGGAAMPIELMRRIGEAWPWVDQVQIYGLTESGPSGTVLGPADLERKAGSVGHAMPYTEIAVVNERGEPLPPGETGEIAITGPAVAMGYYENAEATAMAFSGRRVLTGDVGRLDEDGFLFFGDRKKDVINRGGLKIASVAVESVLYTHPAVREAAVVAVPHPNLGEDVAACVVLVPGQAVDKEVLARHCAAQLADYAVPRRWLFLEALPKNPMGKVLKTELRAKMASETV is encoded by the coding sequence ATGCCGTGCAGCGAAAGCAACCCTTGTGAGCGCAAAGACGCCGACCTTCGCTATACGATCCCGCAGCTGATGAAGGCGCGGGCTCAGCTCTTTCCGACCCGGCTTGCTCTCTCTGCCCAGAGCGGTGCAGGCCGGGACCGCCTCACCTATAGGCAGCTCGCCCAGCGCATGGATGCCATGGCGCAGGAACTTGCAGCTCTCGGTTTAACACGGGGCGAGCGCATCGGTGTCTTCCTGACCAATGATCATGGGCGTGAATGCATCCTCACGGCATTGGGCGCGTTCGCGCTGGGGGCGGTGGTCGTGCCGTTCAATACACGGGCCTCCGACGATGAACTCACCCATGCGATCACCTTGACCAGCCCCCGCATGATCGTCACCGATAGCAGGTCACGCACGCGAATGGGTCAGCTCGCGCCGAGCGCAAGGCTGCTCGTGGTCGATGCGGATGGTGCGGGTGCGGGTGACGCGCCTTGGCCCGAACCCGAGCAACAGGGTTCAGGGGCTGAGCTCTCCTATGCCGATGATCCGGACACGCTTGCCTGCCTGCATTTCACCTCCGGCACCACGGCCCGTTCCAAGGCCGTGATGCACAGCCATAGAACGATGATCGCCGCCGGGCTTTGCTGCGGGAGCGCGCTCGGCCTTACGGCGGATGATCTCTATCAGGGGGCATTCCCCTTCTTCACCAGCTCGGCCCTCAATATCGCGTGCATGTCGTGCTGGGTGCAGGGCGCGGGGCTGATCCTCGAGGGTCATCTCGACAATGAGCGACGGCTGCGGCTCATCGAGACGGAGGCCACGAGCTTCTATCACGGGGTGCCGTCGGTCCTGAACTTCATGCTGCAAGAATATACCAAGGGCGGATATGACCTGCGGAGCCTCAGGCGGGTGGCCAATGGCGGCGCGGCAATGCCGATCGAGCTGATGCGGCGTATCGGCGAGGCCTGGCCCTGGGTTGATCAGGTCCAGATCTATGGGCTGACGGAAAGCGGCCCCAGTGGAACCGTGCTTGGACCTGCGGATCTGGAGCGCAAGGCGGGTTCGGTGGGCCACGCGATGCCCTACACAGAGATCGCGGTGGTGAACGAGCGGGGCGAGCCGCTGCCCCCGGGTGAAACGGGCGAAATTGCCATCACCGGGCCGGCGGTCGCCATGGGTTATTACGAGAATGCAGAGGCCACGGCGATGGCCTTTTCAGGCCGGCGCGTGCTTACGGGCGATGTGGGCAGGCTCGATGAGGATGGCTTCCTGTTCTTCGGTGATCGCAAGAAGGATGTGATCAATCGCGGCGGGCTCAAGATCGCGTCGGTGGCGGTGGAGAGCGTGCTTTACACACATCCGGCGGTGCGTGAAGCTGCGGTGGTCGCGGTGCCGCACCCCAATCTCGGCGAGGATGTCGCGGCCTGCGTGGTGCTCGTGCCGGGTCAAGCCGTAGACAAGGAGGTGCTCGCGCGCCATTGTGCAGCCCAGCTTGCGGATTATGCCGTGCCACGGCGCTGGCTTTTTCTGGAGGCGCTGCCGAAGAACCCGATGGGCAAGGTGCTGAAGACAGAGCTGCGGGCGAAAATGGCCAGCGAAACAGTTTGA
- a CDS encoding TetR/AcrR family transcriptional regulator — protein MARREEKAAATREAILKAAMRVVGRHGYGKASIARIAEEAGVAHGLIYVYFKNQQDLFDQLLPYVGEVMLRHIADQIAETEHLADRERRGLNANFEFMQKNPAMHRIFNEAAFFAQPVHQAFLRRMASGYTRSLKRSYDTGELKGFGEDELEVLAYMMIGAREFLLERYAVRDGLINDLPEPVKCTYLKAFIRCFGLDENEVENGEPKTADRNPKQRVGTS, from the coding sequence ATGGCACGGCGTGAAGAAAAGGCAGCAGCGACCCGCGAGGCCATCCTCAAGGCGGCGATGCGGGTGGTGGGCCGGCATGGTTACGGGAAGGCCAGCATTGCGCGGATCGCTGAGGAGGCCGGCGTCGCTCATGGCCTGATCTATGTCTATTTCAAAAACCAGCAGGACCTTTTCGATCAGCTGCTCCCCTATGTGGGCGAAGTGATGCTGCGCCATATTGCCGACCAGATCGCCGAGACAGAACACCTCGCCGACCGTGAACGGCGCGGCCTGAACGCCAATTTCGAATTCATGCAGAAGAACCCGGCGATGCATCGCATCTTCAATGAAGCGGCATTCTTTGCGCAACCAGTCCATCAAGCCTTTTTGAGACGCATGGCCAGCGGTTACACGCGCTCGCTGAAGCGCAGTTACGACACCGGTGAGCTCAAAGGGTTTGGCGAGGATGAGCTGGAGGTGCTCGCCTATATGATGATCGGCGCGCGCGAGTTCCTGCTCGAGCGCTACGCTGTGCGCGACGGGCTGATCAACGACCTCCCCGAGCCGGTCAAATGTACCTATCTCAAGGCGTTCATCCGCTGCTTCGGGCTGGATGAGAACGAGGTCGAAAACGGCGAGCCAAAGACCGCAGATCGTAATCCGAAGCAAAGGGTCGGAACATCCTGA
- a CDS encoding AMP-binding protein produces MQIQASRNGISPSSTSTQAMDDIPEWTLRFAEGEREARRAAGEWTGETLGEMARRRAAEEPDRLAVIGETGGLTYRQLLENATALARGLIEIGLRPGETVSFQLPNWIEAPVIDLACALGGFIINPIIPIYREAELRFILNDCRSRLLFIPERFRGVDYPEMITRIRGDIPGLKHLVIVRGEAEGAHRFQDILNAGRSSTRPLQERDADAAKFIMYTSGTTGQPKGVIYSQNQQRRPLWASMTAWKLSPGARLLMPSPVTHVTGFSYGMEMPILLGTQTHFMEKWDGSTAVDMIDRHKIEFMIGATPFLAELVDAAEKKGSRLESLRVFACGGAAVPPEIVRRANRAFANCMSFRVFGSSECPMISQWCRGDAELAATTDGEVYDWDVKLVDAQGNRVPRGAEGEILARGPSLFRGYTNPDANREAFDEEGYFRTGDLGVLSPDGLITITGRKKDIIIRGGENISAKQIEDALHEHPAIKEAAVVAMPHPRLGEGVCAYLILSGAVRPSQSEIAEHLRQYGLARQKWPERLEYVEQLPKTASGKVQKHLLRKMIADRIASEASSAATGD; encoded by the coding sequence ATGCAGATCCAAGCCTCAAGGAACGGTATCTCGCCGTCTAGCACGTCCACACAGGCGATGGACGATATCCCCGAATGGACGCTTCGCTTTGCGGAAGGCGAGCGGGAAGCGCGCCGAGCCGCCGGTGAATGGACCGGCGAGACCCTCGGCGAGATGGCCCGGCGGCGCGCGGCAGAAGAGCCCGACCGTCTTGCCGTGATCGGGGAGACAGGCGGCCTCACTTATCGACAGCTGCTCGAGAATGCGACGGCTTTGGCGCGCGGCCTCATCGAAATCGGGTTGCGTCCCGGCGAAACGGTCAGCTTCCAGCTCCCGAACTGGATCGAGGCGCCGGTGATTGATCTTGCCTGCGCGCTGGGCGGCTTCATCATCAATCCGATCATCCCGATCTATCGGGAGGCCGAGCTGAGGTTCATCCTCAATGATTGCCGTTCCCGGCTGCTGTTCATTCCCGAACGCTTCCGCGGGGTGGATTACCCCGAGATGATCACGCGGATCAGGGGGGATATTCCGGGGCTCAAGCATCTCGTCATCGTGCGTGGCGAAGCAGAGGGGGCCCACCGCTTCCAGGACATCCTGAATGCAGGACGAAGCTCAACAAGGCCGCTCCAGGAACGGGATGCGGATGCGGCGAAGTTCATCATGTACACATCCGGCACCACGGGGCAGCCGAAAGGCGTCATCTACAGCCAGAACCAGCAACGACGGCCGCTCTGGGCCAGCATGACCGCCTGGAAGCTCTCGCCGGGAGCAAGATTGCTGATGCCGAGCCCGGTGACCCATGTGACGGGATTTTCCTATGGCATGGAGATGCCGATCCTGCTCGGCACGCAAACCCATTTCATGGAGAAATGGGATGGGTCCACTGCGGTGGACATGATCGACCGGCACAAAATCGAGTTCATGATCGGCGCCACACCGTTCCTCGCCGAGCTCGTGGATGCCGCCGAGAAGAAGGGATCCCGACTCGAAAGCCTAAGGGTGTTTGCCTGCGGTGGCGCGGCTGTGCCGCCCGAGATCGTCCGGCGTGCGAACCGCGCTTTTGCCAATTGCATGAGCTTCCGGGTGTTCGGCAGTTCGGAATGTCCCATGATCAGCCAATGGTGCCGAGGAGATGCGGAACTGGCCGCGACGACCGACGGGGAGGTCTATGATTGGGATGTGAAGCTGGTCGACGCGCAGGGCAATCGGGTACCGCGGGGAGCGGAGGGCGAGATCCTGGCGCGGGGCCCCAGCCTGTTCCGAGGCTATACCAACCCGGACGCCAATCGCGAGGCCTTTGACGAGGAAGGCTATTTTCGCACGGGCGATCTCGGCGTCCTCTCGCCCGACGGCCTCATCACCATCACCGGGCGCAAGAAGGACATCATCATCCGGGGGGGTGAGAATATCAGCGCCAAGCAAATCGAGGATGCGCTGCATGAACATCCGGCGATCAAAGAGGCCGCTGTCGTCGCAATGCCGCATCCCCGCCTTGGTGAAGGCGTATGTGCCTATCTAATCCTAAGTGGGGCTGTTCGTCCGAGTCAGAGCGAGATTGCCGAGCACCTGCGGCAGTACGGTCTCGCCCGACAGAAATGGCCTGAACGGCTGGAATATGTCGAGCAGCTTCCCAAAACCGCATCAGGTAAGGTGCAAAAGCACCTGTTACGCAAGATGATTGCGGACCGCATTGCTTCGGAAGCATCGTCGGCTGCCACCGGTGATTGA
- a CDS encoding ABC transporter ATP-binding protein translates to MAEPLLSVSRLDAYYGGSHVIQNATLTVQPGESVALLGRNGAGKSTLLKSLLDAGPRVSGAITFDGKPLAGLPTERRSRLGLMLVPEDRRIYPKITVAENIALGRFARASKGSEMSLDEIWRLFPMLEPLKERAGFQLSGGQQQVVAVARGVFGLPKLLLLDEPVEGLAPVIVAEMADHLARLRMRGDLSFLIAEQNLSFARQCTDRLFLIDSGRIVFDGSWDDFDADPSLKERYLAV, encoded by the coding sequence ATGGCTGAGCCACTGCTATCGGTAAGCCGCCTCGATGCCTATTATGGCGGCAGCCACGTCATTCAGAATGCGACGCTCACGGTCCAGCCAGGCGAGAGCGTTGCGTTGCTGGGCCGGAATGGCGCTGGAAAGTCCACCCTGCTCAAGAGCCTGCTCGATGCGGGCCCACGGGTTTCCGGTGCGATTACCTTCGATGGCAAGCCGCTCGCCGGTCTGCCCACCGAGAGACGCAGCCGCTTGGGCCTGATGCTGGTGCCCGAGGACCGCCGGATCTATCCGAAGATCACGGTGGCGGAGAATATCGCGCTTGGCCGGTTCGCCCGGGCATCAAAGGGCAGCGAGATGAGCCTCGATGAGATCTGGCGCCTGTTTCCGATGCTCGAGCCCCTCAAAGAGCGGGCAGGCTTTCAGCTCAGCGGCGGCCAGCAGCAGGTGGTGGCCGTGGCACGGGGCGTGTTCGGGTTGCCCAAGCTCCTGCTTTTGGATGAGCCGGTCGAGGGGCTCGCACCGGTGATCGTTGCCGAGATGGCCGACCATCTCGCACGGTTGCGCATGCGAGGTGATCTCTCCTTCCTAATCGCCGAACAGAATTTGAGCTTTGCCCGCCAATGTACGGACCGCCTGTTCCTCATCGACAGCGGCCGCATCGTCTTTGATGGATCCTGGGATGACTTCGATGCAGATCCAAGCCTCAAGGAACGGTATCTCGCCGTCTAG
- a CDS encoding ABC transporter ATP-binding protein, with product MSAEILRAAGVYKAYGPVKVLKDVSMTLASGEAHVVIGPNGAGKTTLFKCLSGESRVDAGTITFEAADVTGLAGWQRVRRGIGRSFQVAKIFAEMTTYDNLVVAVEMRERLQGSQSTRFWSVAPADGVRREVDTLIADLSLESTAGSPAKILSHGDKKRLELAMSLALKPKLLMLDEPTAGMSPADRAEAVATISRVRERYGLTLLLTEHDMEVVFGLATRLTVLHHGEIIASGAPDAVRADARVREVYLGHG from the coding sequence ATGAGCGCCGAAATCCTGAGGGCAGCAGGGGTCTATAAGGCTTACGGGCCGGTCAAAGTGCTCAAGGACGTGTCCATGACATTGGCGTCCGGTGAAGCGCATGTGGTCATCGGGCCCAATGGCGCGGGCAAAACCACACTTTTCAAGTGCCTCAGCGGGGAATCGAGGGTCGATGCGGGCACGATCACCTTCGAGGCGGCAGATGTGACGGGCCTTGCCGGCTGGCAGCGGGTGCGCCGGGGGATCGGCCGCTCGTTCCAGGTGGCCAAGATCTTCGCGGAGATGACCACCTATGACAATTTGGTGGTGGCGGTCGAGATGCGGGAGAGATTGCAGGGCAGCCAGAGCACGCGCTTCTGGTCAGTCGCGCCGGCGGACGGGGTGCGGCGTGAGGTGGATACACTGATTGCAGATCTCAGCCTTGAAAGCACGGCGGGATCCCCTGCCAAGATCCTCTCGCATGGCGACAAGAAGCGGCTCGAACTCGCCATGAGCCTCGCGCTCAAGCCCAAGCTCCTCATGCTGGATGAGCCGACGGCGGGCATGTCGCCCGCAGACCGCGCAGAGGCCGTGGCGACGATCTCGCGAGTGCGCGAGCGGTATGGGCTGACGCTGCTGCTCACCGAGCATGACATGGAGGTGGTGTTCGGACTGGCGACCCGGCTCACCGTCCTACACCACGGGGAAATCATCGCAAGCGGCGCGCCCGATGCGGTGCGCGCGGATGCGCGCGTCAGGGAGGTTTATCTCGGGCATGGCTGA